A region from the Gemmatimonadota bacterium genome encodes:
- a CDS encoding (Fe-S)-binding protein, producing MDGALVLESVAILGGVGLTFGTLIALAHKKLRVWEDPRVDALAELLPGANCGACGFAGCRAFAEGLVTGAVAPAGCTVMGESEVDDVAALLGVEAGQADRRVARLLCAGGSDVARRKADYFGIASCAAARAVTGGGKACAWGCIGLGDCAVACDFDAITMSAFDLPVVDPDLCTACNDCVVACPLDLFVLMPLEQHLIVQCRNLLEGDAATNVCSVACNACGRCVQDAAPGLIEIRSGLAVIDDAAVEKANPDATARCPTGAIAWVVGGQNFPGVEPRIGEAVA from the coding sequence ATGGACGGCGCCCTCGTGCTGGAGTCCGTGGCCATTCTCGGTGGGGTCGGCCTGACGTTCGGCACGCTCATCGCGCTGGCGCACAAGAAGCTGCGCGTATGGGAAGACCCTCGGGTCGATGCACTCGCCGAGCTGCTGCCAGGCGCGAATTGCGGAGCCTGTGGATTCGCCGGCTGCCGCGCGTTCGCCGAAGGGTTGGTGACGGGTGCGGTCGCTCCGGCAGGGTGTACCGTGATGGGTGAGTCCGAGGTGGACGACGTGGCCGCGCTGCTGGGCGTGGAAGCCGGACAGGCGGATCGGCGTGTGGCGCGGCTGCTGTGCGCGGGAGGGTCCGACGTCGCCCGCCGCAAGGCCGACTACTTCGGGATCGCCAGCTGCGCCGCTGCGCGCGCCGTGACCGGGGGAGGAAAGGCATGCGCCTGGGGCTGCATCGGCCTCGGGGATTGCGCGGTCGCCTGCGATTTCGATGCGATCACCATGAGCGCGTTCGATCTTCCGGTGGTCGACCCCGATCTCTGTACAGCCTGCAACGATTGCGTGGTGGCCTGCCCGCTCGACCTCTTCGTGCTCATGCCCCTGGAGCAGCATCTCATCGTGCAGTGCAGGAACCTGCTCGAAGGAGACGCGGCCACCAACGTCTGCTCCGTCGCCTGCAATGCCTGCGGGCGCTGCGTCCAGGACGCCGCGCCCGGGCTGATCGAGATCCGCTCTGGCCTGGCGGTGATCGACGACGCTGCTGTCGAGAAGGCCAATCCCGACGCTACGGCCCGCTGCCCGACCGGTGCTATCGCCTGGGTGGTGGGTGGCCAAAACTTTCCTGGTGTGGAACCGCGAATCGGTGAGGCGGTCGCATGA
- a CDS encoding M20/M25/M40 family metallo-hydrolase, translating to MAARTCFAAFSPLFLALLGTPVVGQTLAPAERRIVEAVDAHHAEALALLQRLVDTNSGSMNFEGVREVGRVLAAELQGLGFQTEWVDGASFERAGHLVARRAGSRGPHLLLIGHLDTVFEPSSPFQRYQPGPDSTARGPGVVDMKGGDVVIVQALTALRDAGLLDGMTITVVMTGDEERSGRPLSLARAALIEAAEAADIAIAFENGDSNPATAVVARRGSTGWRLDVTGTPAHSSQLFQPEVGAGAIYEAGRILSGFYERLAGEPYLTFNPGVVLGGTALDYDEFNAGGSAFGKSNVVAEHAVVTGDLRTLTLEQLERTRALMRFVAGQNLPRTSATLTFDDGYPPLAPTDGNRTLLSLFDQVSRDLGLGPVTPVDPRNAGAADVSFTAGLVDMAIDGLGPGGGNDHTVEEWIDLPTLSVQAKRAAVLMHRLTLTPVP from the coding sequence ATGGCTGCCCGCACCTGCTTTGCCGCCTTTTCGCCGCTGTTCCTCGCCCTCCTGGGCACCCCCGTCGTGGGGCAGACCCTGGCACCCGCGGAACGGCGTATCGTGGAGGCGGTCGATGCCCACCATGCGGAGGCCCTCGCGTTGCTGCAGCGCCTGGTCGACACCAACTCCGGATCCATGAACTTCGAAGGGGTGCGCGAGGTGGGTCGGGTGCTGGCAGCCGAGTTGCAGGGACTCGGATTCCAGACGGAGTGGGTGGATGGTGCGAGCTTCGAGCGGGCCGGGCACCTCGTGGCCCGCAGAGCCGGGTCGCGTGGGCCCCACCTGCTACTGATCGGCCATCTCGACACGGTGTTCGAGCCCTCCAGCCCCTTCCAGCGCTACCAGCCCGGCCCCGACTCCACCGCCAGGGGGCCCGGCGTGGTGGACATGAAGGGGGGAGACGTCGTGATCGTCCAGGCGCTCACGGCGCTGCGGGATGCGGGCCTGTTGGACGGAATGACCATCACGGTGGTGATGACCGGGGACGAGGAGCGCAGTGGGCGACCTCTCAGCCTGGCCCGCGCGGCGTTGATCGAAGCGGCCGAGGCCGCCGACATCGCCATCGCCTTCGAGAATGGAGACAGCAACCCTGCCACCGCCGTGGTGGCCCGTCGTGGATCGACCGGTTGGCGACTCGACGTCACCGGGACGCCGGCCCACTCGTCCCAGTTGTTCCAACCGGAAGTGGGCGCCGGCGCCATCTACGAAGCTGGGCGCATCCTCTCCGGTTTCTACGAGCGGCTGGCCGGGGAACCCTACCTCACCTTCAACCCCGGCGTGGTGCTGGGGGGCACCGCCCTCGACTACGACGAGTTCAACGCCGGTGGCAGCGCATTCGGCAAGAGCAACGTCGTGGCCGAACACGCGGTGGTGACCGGAGACCTGCGCACACTCACACTGGAGCAGTTGGAGCGCACTCGGGCACTCATGCGATTCGTGGCGGGGCAGAACCTCCCACGCACCTCCGCCACGCTCACGTTCGACGACGGCTACCCACCCCTCGCCCCCACGGACGGGAATCGCACGCTGCTCTCGCTGTTCGACCAGGTGAGCCGCGATCTGGGACTCGGTCCGGTGACACCCGTCGACCCCCGCAACGCGGGAGCGGCGGACGTGTCCTTCACCGCTGGCCTCGTGGACATGGCCATCGACGGCTTGGGGCCAGGCGGCGGCAACGACCACACGGTGGAGGAGTGGATCGACCTGCCCACGCTGTCCGTTCAGGCAAAACGCGCCGCCGTGCTCATGCACCGGCTCACGCTGACGCCCGTACCGTAG
- a CDS encoding 2-oxoacid:acceptor oxidoreductase subunit alpha produces MAKRLPTLGTEPAEARPASVLDVDSFTVEVVSDSGEGAQKCGQIFGTVSAKMGNGVWTVEIIPAEVQPPPRNAAGASGNRIRIGAGPVTNWGDRSNLVVAFNEQVLLARHRLGALEHDAIVLLENQWATHDDPGIRQQWEEALEELSGHEYRIIPVPMHEQCLTLVENPRLGKNMFALGMLTEVFQRDAERVRDQIRFSFRKKDSSVADRNIALLELGMAWAAQHLDFRVAVPPHPTEEDMVVMNGNQAIALGAIAAGMELAAMYPITPATSVSHQLGDVFERFGGVVHQAEDEIAAAGVALGASYAGKVAFTITSGPGLALKTEFLGLAIMTETPLVVVDVQRGGPSTGLPTKVEQSDLLAALFGQPGDAPHVIMAPATIEECFHVMVTARRLAEALRTVVIVLSDANLATGVQPFVRPRLDPAWVAAPPDQSPIPEGLRPYDWDPKTGLSRRFVPGQAGGMFTVTGLAHDERSKVAYSSDINQRASEMRSRKIAVLQSTLKPPEVNGDDSGELLIVGWGSTKGAIEEAVERARAEGRSVSSLHLTFLSPLEPGLKAIFNRFRKVMTVEINYSDPPDAPFITDESRRRGQLSWLLRAQTLVDVDCWTRVLGEPLRPGAILDVIRARTSRGARA; encoded by the coding sequence ATGGCCAAACGGCTTCCGACGCTGGGGACCGAGCCTGCCGAGGCTCGCCCGGCGTCCGTGCTCGACGTTGATTCCTTCACAGTCGAAGTCGTCTCGGATTCTGGGGAAGGAGCCCAGAAGTGCGGGCAGATCTTCGGAACCGTCTCCGCCAAGATGGGCAACGGCGTCTGGACGGTCGAGATCATCCCGGCCGAGGTGCAGCCCCCCCCTCGCAACGCGGCCGGCGCTTCTGGCAACCGGATCCGCATCGGAGCGGGCCCCGTCACCAACTGGGGTGATCGCTCGAACCTGGTGGTGGCCTTCAACGAGCAGGTGCTCCTCGCTCGCCACCGTCTGGGCGCGCTCGAGCACGACGCCATCGTCCTGCTGGAGAATCAGTGGGCGACCCACGACGATCCGGGCATCCGTCAGCAGTGGGAGGAGGCGCTGGAGGAGTTGTCGGGGCACGAATACCGGATCATTCCGGTGCCGATGCACGAACAGTGTCTGACCCTGGTCGAGAACCCGCGCCTGGGCAAGAACATGTTCGCACTGGGCATGCTCACGGAGGTCTTCCAGCGCGACGCCGAGCGCGTACGCGACCAGATCCGCTTCTCCTTCCGCAAGAAGGACTCCTCGGTCGCGGATCGCAACATCGCGCTGCTCGAGTTGGGAATGGCCTGGGCGGCCCAGCATCTGGACTTCCGGGTCGCGGTCCCGCCGCATCCCACCGAGGAAGACATGGTGGTGATGAACGGGAACCAGGCCATTGCGCTGGGCGCCATCGCTGCCGGGATGGAGTTGGCCGCGATGTATCCCATCACTCCGGCCACGTCGGTGTCTCATCAACTGGGCGACGTGTTCGAGCGCTTCGGTGGTGTGGTGCACCAGGCCGAGGACGAGATCGCTGCGGCTGGCGTGGCCCTGGGTGCGTCCTATGCCGGCAAAGTCGCCTTCACCATCACGTCCGGCCCCGGCCTCGCGCTCAAGACCGAGTTCCTGGGGCTGGCCATCATGACGGAGACGCCCCTGGTGGTCGTCGATGTCCAGCGAGGTGGCCCCTCGACCGGCCTTCCCACCAAGGTGGAGCAATCCGACCTGCTGGCGGCGCTGTTCGGGCAGCCAGGCGATGCGCCCCATGTGATCATGGCCCCGGCGACCATCGAGGAGTGCTTCCATGTGATGGTGACGGCGCGCCGGCTGGCCGAGGCGCTGCGGACCGTGGTGATCGTGCTGTCGGATGCGAACCTGGCCACGGGCGTCCAGCCCTTCGTGCGGCCCCGCCTCGATCCGGCCTGGGTGGCGGCACCACCCGACCAGAGCCCCATTCCAGAGGGACTCCGTCCCTACGACTGGGATCCGAAGACGGGGCTGTCCCGGCGGTTCGTCCCGGGGCAGGCGGGCGGAATGTTCACGGTGACCGGCCTGGCCCACGACGAGCGCAGCAAGGTCGCCTACAGCTCCGACATCAATCAGCGTGCTTCCGAGATGCGCAGTCGCAAGATTGCGGTGCTGCAGAGCACGCTGAAGCCCCCTGAGGTCAACGGCGACGACTCCGGCGAGCTCCTGATCGTGGGGTGGGGGAGCACCAAGGGAGCCATCGAAGAAGCCGTAGAGCGGGCGCGGGCCGAGGGGCGCTCCGTCTCTTCACTGCATCTGACCTTCCTCTCGCCGCTCGAGCCGGGTCTCAAAGCGATCTTCAACCGCTTCCGCAAGGTGATGACGGTCGAGATCAACTACAGCGACCCGCCCGATGCACCCTTCATCACCGATGAAAGCCGGCGTAGGGGGCAGCTGTCCTGGCTGCTCCGCGCCCAGACGCTCGTGGATGTGGATTGCTGGACCCGGGTCCTGGGCGAGCCCCTGCGGCCGGGCGCCATTCTCGACGTCATTCGCGCACGCACGTCACGGGGGGCCCGCGCATGA
- a CDS encoding thiamine pyrophosphate-dependent enzyme, with the protein MSSCSLFHLSDLDEHDYSMSDYEGAQARWCPGCGDHSVLSSVQRLLAQENLPPEQTVFVSGIGCSSRFPHYVNTYGFHGIHGRALPIATGVKLHRPELHVFVVMGDGDCVSIGAGHWIHATRYNVNMVALLLDNEIYGLTKMQTSPTTPQGYRTNTQPRGSFLPPINPIEATLGVTNASFVAQTAEWIPAHMAATLEAAYRHPGFSFVRILQRCPHFTPDLFGDDVKSPERTQMLVHERGIDLPELAKRYADRFTHDPSDLDEARHLAQDQSKLRLGIFFQDATLPRYEETRHLPGHTVDEKLALLERELDRYAV; encoded by the coding sequence ATGAGCAGCTGCTCGTTGTTCCATCTGTCCGACCTGGATGAGCACGACTACTCGATGTCCGACTACGAGGGGGCGCAGGCGCGTTGGTGCCCCGGCTGCGGCGATCACTCCGTGCTCAGCAGTGTGCAACGGCTGCTTGCCCAGGAGAACCTCCCACCCGAGCAGACGGTGTTCGTCTCGGGCATCGGCTGCTCCAGCCGTTTCCCGCACTACGTGAACACGTACGGGTTCCACGGCATCCACGGACGAGCCCTGCCCATCGCCACGGGAGTGAAGCTGCATCGGCCGGAGCTGCACGTGTTCGTCGTCATGGGCGACGGCGACTGTGTCTCGATCGGGGCTGGTCACTGGATCCATGCCACGCGCTACAACGTGAACATGGTGGCACTGCTGCTGGACAACGAGATCTACGGTCTCACCAAGATGCAGACGTCGCCGACCACGCCGCAGGGATATCGGACCAACACGCAGCCGCGCGGCAGCTTTCTGCCGCCCATCAATCCCATCGAGGCCACCTTGGGCGTCACCAACGCCTCCTTCGTCGCCCAGACCGCGGAGTGGATTCCCGCGCACATGGCGGCCACGCTGGAAGCGGCCTACCGGCACCCGGGCTTCTCGTTCGTGCGCATCCTGCAGCGCTGTCCGCACTTCACCCCGGACCTGTTCGGAGACGACGTGAAGAGTCCCGAGCGGACGCAGATGCTCGTGCATGAGCGCGGGATCGATCTGCCGGAGCTGGCCAAGCGCTATGCGGACCGCTTCACGCACGATCCCTCCGATCTCGATGAGGCCCGCCACCTGGCGCAGGACCAGAGCAAGCTGAGACTCGGGATCTTCTTCCAGGATGCCACCCTGCCGCGCTACGAGGAGACCCGGCACTTGCCGGGGCACACCGTGGACGAGAAGCTCGCGCTGCTGGAACGGGAGCTGGACCGCTATGCCGTCTGA
- a CDS encoding serine/threonine-protein kinase: MGNERWQRVEEHFARLSDLDPAERQQALVALGTSEPDLVAEVESLLAAARPDGVELTDVFGRAHGALSAPSRPDALEGRRIGPYRVVRELGSGGMGSVYLCERVDETYQAQVALKLLRAPLAGSELERRFRAERQILAQLSHAGIARLLDGGTTEQGVPYLVMEYVAGLPVTDFVRERTLSFDARLRLFMRICEAVQYAHARLVVHRDLKPANILVDEEGMPKLLDFGIAKLIGDAEAAFDAATTRTGMRVMTPLYASPEQVRGEPITVATDVYALGVLLYELLTDRLPYKEDPRDTRAVERAIVDRDPARPSEALATELKTQVDSPESTRQRAVRALRGDLDTIVLKALQKDAARRYASVEALRDDIGRHLEGLPVRARPDRWTYRTGKFVRRNRGIVVSGLALLLTILFFTAGTVLQSIQLERQRDLARRERDQAQAVADFLADVFRASEPSESLGAEATARELLDRGAERIRSDGSLDGDLRATLLGVIGDVYRQLNLQREGIPLLEASLTELRALRTAPDAELARGEARLGSAYAQLGDFERGLPLIREAYEQVGALDDLPSQERVNVINTLGSYLTRAGIYEEARARLNEALAVAEGREDRNGADDVEWTVLNNLGQLETSVGDHEASLAYHRRVLREREAALSPLHPSVLSSLNNSALVLERLARYSESDSLYQVLVERAAQVHGTESPYYATYLNNLASFYKRIGQPERAEPLQRRALEIFVAVQGEESADVAMSYNNLANLLHDLGRPSEAVEMHRKALALNLRLYGENHDRVAGSYNNLAAALRDLGDLDGAIENYRATLEIDRRTVGEDHPFLASDRVNLASALSARGDFTEATALFDSAAAIHERVLQPEHTDNALRLVEVGIHLLRQGRAEAALPLLRSGLEIDEAALPESSTQIAYARTALGAALVRTGERQQGLGLLQLGYHRLVEAAGPQARGSRQARAWMEEAGVRVESTEDGTPSKIP, encoded by the coding sequence TTGGGAAATGAGCGCTGGCAGCGGGTGGAGGAGCACTTCGCCCGACTGAGCGACCTGGACCCTGCCGAGCGCCAGCAGGCATTGGTGGCACTCGGCACGTCCGAGCCGGACCTTGTGGCCGAGGTCGAGTCGCTGTTGGCGGCGGCGCGCCCGGACGGGGTCGAGCTCACCGACGTGTTCGGACGCGCCCACGGCGCGCTGTCGGCGCCGTCCCGGCCCGATGCCCTGGAGGGTCGGCGGATCGGGCCGTACCGCGTGGTGCGGGAGCTGGGAAGCGGGGGGATGGGCTCCGTCTACCTGTGCGAACGGGTGGATGAAACCTACCAGGCCCAGGTGGCGCTCAAGCTGCTGCGAGCCCCGCTGGCCGGGTCCGAGCTCGAGCGTCGCTTCCGAGCGGAACGCCAGATCCTGGCACAGCTCAGCCACGCCGGGATCGCCCGTCTGCTCGACGGAGGCACCACCGAACAGGGGGTGCCCTATCTCGTGATGGAGTACGTGGCCGGATTGCCGGTGACCGACTTCGTACGGGAGCGCACCCTGTCGTTCGACGCGCGCCTGCGGCTCTTCATGCGCATCTGCGAGGCGGTGCAGTATGCCCACGCCCGCTTGGTCGTCCACCGCGACCTGAAACCCGCCAACATCCTGGTCGACGAAGAGGGCATGCCCAAGCTGCTCGACTTCGGGATCGCCAAGCTCATCGGAGACGCCGAGGCCGCCTTCGACGCCGCTACCACGCGCACCGGGATGCGCGTGATGACGCCTCTGTACGCGAGCCCGGAGCAGGTACGGGGCGAGCCCATCACGGTGGCTACGGATGTCTACGCACTGGGCGTTCTGCTGTACGAGCTGCTCACCGATCGTCTTCCATACAAGGAGGATCCGCGCGACACGCGCGCGGTCGAGCGCGCGATCGTGGATCGGGATCCAGCCCGGCCGAGCGAGGCATTGGCGACGGAGCTGAAGACGCAGGTCGACAGCCCGGAGTCGACCCGGCAGCGCGCGGTGCGGGCTCTGCGCGGAGATCTGGACACGATCGTCCTGAAGGCCCTGCAAAAGGACGCGGCCCGCCGCTACGCCTCCGTCGAGGCTCTGCGGGACGACATCGGGCGCCACCTCGAAGGCCTCCCGGTCCGGGCTCGGCCGGATCGCTGGACGTACCGCACCGGGAAGTTCGTGCGGCGGAATCGTGGCATCGTGGTATCAGGACTCGCCCTGCTGCTCACGATCCTGTTCTTCACGGCGGGCACGGTGCTGCAGTCGATCCAGCTCGAGCGTCAGCGCGATCTGGCTCGACGCGAGCGGGATCAAGCGCAGGCGGTGGCCGACTTCCTGGCCGACGTTTTCAGGGCGTCGGAGCCCAGCGAGAGCCTGGGCGCCGAGGCGACCGCGCGCGAGCTTCTGGACCGTGGCGCGGAGCGGATCCGCTCCGACGGCAGCCTGGACGGCGACCTGCGCGCGACCCTTCTGGGCGTGATCGGCGACGTCTACCGACAGCTCAATCTGCAACGGGAAGGAATCCCTCTGCTGGAAGCTTCGTTGACGGAGCTGAGGGCGCTGCGGACGGCTCCGGATGCGGAGTTGGCGCGGGGCGAAGCGCGGCTCGGCAGTGCCTACGCACAGCTGGGGGACTTCGAGCGCGGGCTCCCGCTCATCCGGGAGGCCTATGAGCAGGTGGGCGCGCTGGACGATCTACCGAGCCAGGAACGCGTCAACGTGATCAATACGCTGGGCAGCTACCTGACGCGGGCGGGGATCTACGAGGAGGCGCGGGCTCGCCTGAACGAGGCCCTCGCCGTGGCGGAGGGTCGTGAGGATCGCAACGGGGCCGACGATGTCGAGTGGACGGTGCTCAACAACCTCGGCCAGTTGGAAACCTCGGTGGGGGACCACGAAGCCTCCCTGGCGTACCACCGTCGTGTGTTGAGGGAGCGTGAAGCCGCGCTCAGTCCGCTACACCCGTCGGTGCTCAGTAGCCTGAACAACTCGGCGCTGGTGCTGGAGCGTCTGGCGCGCTACTCGGAGTCGGACTCGCTGTACCAGGTGCTGGTGGAGCGCGCTGCCCAGGTCCACGGAACCGAGTCGCCCTACTACGCCACCTACCTCAACAACCTGGCCAGCTTCTACAAGCGGATCGGCCAACCGGAGCGGGCCGAGCCGCTGCAGCGGCGGGCCCTCGAGATCTTCGTGGCCGTGCAAGGTGAAGAGAGCGCCGACGTGGCGATGAGCTACAACAACCTGGCCAATCTCCTCCACGACCTGGGGCGGCCCTCCGAGGCCGTGGAGATGCATCGCAAGGCCTTGGCGCTCAACCTGCGCCTGTATGGAGAGAACCACGACCGTGTGGCGGGATCCTACAACAATCTGGCTGCCGCGTTGCGGGACCTGGGGGATCTGGACGGGGCGATCGAGAACTACCGGGCCACGCTGGAGATCGATCGACGCACGGTGGGGGAAGATCATCCATTCCTCGCCAGCGATCGCGTGAATCTGGCGAGCGCCCTGTCGGCGCGTGGAGACTTCACAGAGGCGACAGCCCTGTTCGACAGCGCCGCTGCGATCCACGAGCGCGTGCTGCAGCCCGAGCACACCGACAACGCACTGCGCCTCGTGGAGGTGGGGATCCACCTGTTGCGGCAGGGCAGGGCCGAGGCGGCGCTCCCACTGCTGCGCTCGGGTCTGGAGATCGACGAAGCGGCCTTGCCCGAATCGTCGACCCAGATCGCCTATGCCCGCACGGCCCTGGGGGCCGCTCTGGTCCGAACCGGAGAGCGGCAGCAGGGCCTGGGCTTGCTGCAGCTCGGCTACCACCGCCTGGTGGAAGCGGCCGGACCGCAGGCGCGCGGATCCCGCCAGGCGCGCGCCTGGATGGAGGAAGCCGGCGTGCGCGTCGAGTCGACGGAGGACGGCACGCCCTCGAAGATCCCCTAG